Proteins from a genomic interval of Corynebacterium deserti GIMN1.010:
- the trpL gene encoding trp operon leader peptide, with translation MNIPCLSQSTQWWWRAS, from the coding sequence GTGAATATCCCTTGTCTCAGTCAAAGCACCCAGTGGTGGTGGCGCGCTAGCTAA
- a CDS encoding MFS transporter — MTQPTQPPQGALSSKEIENKGFTLLGISGRRLAAVLIGWFFVVFDGYDLIVYGTVQSALAREWGLSSATLGTIGSTAFFGMAVGAVFIGRLSDRVGRKAAVIGSVLILSVFTMVCAFAPNPWVFGAFRFIAGLGLGGLVPSVNAMVSDLVPRKTMSAWATVMMSGVPIGGSIAAVLALPIVPSSDEWGWRFMFLIALVPLVIGLPIAMKVIPSDKAIKEDHEEREGHDQPAGFKDLLVDRYRWISIWFALATFVTLLAWYGLGTWLPRLMETAGYEFGHALMFTLALNLGAVIGSVITAWAGDNFGPIRSGVVAAGIAGIALLLLLTYPPVTVVYIILILAGVGTHGTQILIIAAVANFYPSNLRGTALGWALGVGRIGAVVAPQLAGLLLAWNLGVNSNFIMFGAAALLSALSLSVLRRLQKTYSIKHEAEVQG, encoded by the coding sequence ATGACACAGCCGACACAGCCACCGCAAGGAGCACTAAGTTCCAAAGAAATAGAAAATAAAGGTTTCACCTTGTTGGGTATCAGTGGCCGACGCTTGGCTGCAGTACTCATTGGCTGGTTTTTTGTCGTTTTTGATGGCTATGACCTCATTGTTTATGGCACCGTCCAGTCTGCGCTAGCTAGAGAGTGGGGTCTAAGCTCCGCAACCTTGGGCACCATCGGATCTACCGCTTTCTTTGGCATGGCAGTTGGCGCAGTTTTCATTGGCCGACTATCGGACCGTGTCGGCCGAAAAGCAGCAGTAATTGGTTCAGTTCTCATTCTTTCCGTTTTCACCATGGTGTGCGCTTTTGCACCAAACCCCTGGGTTTTCGGAGCGTTCCGATTCATTGCAGGTCTTGGCTTAGGTGGCCTTGTGCCATCGGTTAATGCCATGGTTTCTGATCTGGTGCCACGTAAAACCATGTCAGCCTGGGCAACAGTGATGATGTCTGGTGTGCCAATTGGTGGTTCTATCGCAGCCGTTCTAGCACTTCCTATTGTTCCCTCCTCAGATGAGTGGGGCTGGCGTTTCATGTTCCTTATCGCATTGGTTCCATTAGTCATTGGTCTTCCGATTGCCATGAAAGTTATTCCTTCCGATAAGGCCATCAAAGAAGACCATGAAGAGCGTGAAGGTCATGATCAGCCTGCAGGATTCAAGGATCTGCTGGTAGATCGTTACCGCTGGATTTCCATCTGGTTCGCATTGGCCACCTTTGTTACCTTGCTGGCATGGTATGGCCTGGGCACATGGTTGCCACGTCTCATGGAAACCGCAGGCTATGAATTCGGTCATGCCTTGATGTTCACCTTGGCTCTTAACCTCGGCGCTGTTATTGGTTCTGTAATTACTGCATGGGCAGGCGATAATTTCGGCCCGATCCGTTCCGGTGTTGTTGCTGCAGGTATCGCTGGTATCGCGCTGCTTCTGCTTCTCACATACCCTCCGGTCACCGTTGTGTACATCATCCTTATTTTGGCTGGCGTTGGTACTCACGGCACGCAAATTTTGATCATTGCAGCGGTGGCAAACTTCTACCCAAGTAATCTTCGCGGCACTGCTCTTGGTTGGGCTCTGGGCGTTGGACGTATCGGTGCAGTGGTGGCACCTCAGCTCGCTGGCCTGCTGCTGGCGTGGAACCTGGGTGTGAACTCAAACTTCATCATGTTTGGTGCTGCAGCGTTGCTGTCGGCGCTTTCGCTCAGCGTCCTGCGTCGCCTGCAGAAAACTTACAGCATCAAACACGAAGCCGAAGTCCAAGGTTAA
- a CDS encoding fumarylacetoacetate hydrolase family protein yields MRLATIRTNGSTIAARVESDNTATPIEGYANVGELLQESNWRELAENAAGEEVTFEKSDLDAVVPAPKKIVCIGLNYANHIKEMGRNLPDTPTLFVKFPDALIGPFDDVVVPEWANKALDWEGEMAVVIGKRARRVKEADAKDYIAGYAVMNDYTLRDYQYKAPAKTPQWHQGKSLEKSAGFGPWMTTPDSFEFGGELATYLEGEKMQSTPTNDLVFSPEKLIEYITHLYPLDAGDVIVTGTPGGVGHARNPQRYIGDGETVKVEIEGLGYIENKTVFE; encoded by the coding sequence ATGCGTCTCGCAACCATTCGTACCAACGGCTCCACCATTGCCGCTCGCGTTGAATCCGATAACACCGCAACCCCAATCGAGGGCTACGCAAACGTCGGTGAGCTTCTTCAGGAGAGCAACTGGCGCGAACTGGCAGAAAACGCTGCCGGCGAAGAAGTTACCTTCGAGAAGTCTGATCTTGACGCTGTTGTTCCAGCACCAAAGAAGATCGTCTGCATTGGTCTGAACTACGCAAACCACATCAAGGAAATGGGTCGTAACCTTCCAGACACCCCAACCCTGTTTGTTAAGTTCCCAGATGCACTCATCGGACCTTTCGATGACGTTGTTGTTCCAGAGTGGGCTAACAAGGCTCTTGACTGGGAAGGTGAAATGGCTGTCGTTATCGGCAAGCGTGCACGTCGCGTCAAGGAAGCCGACGCCAAGGATTACATCGCAGGCTACGCAGTTATGAACGACTACACCCTCCGCGATTACCAGTACAAGGCTCCTGCGAAGACCCCTCAGTGGCACCAGGGCAAGTCTTTGGAAAAGTCCGCAGGTTTCGGCCCTTGGATGACCACCCCAGATTCCTTCGAGTTCGGTGGCGAGCTGGCCACCTACCTCGAGGGCGAGAAGATGCAGTCCACCCCAACCAATGACCTGGTCTTCAGCCCAGAAAAGCTCATTGAGTACATCACCCACCTCTACCCATTGGATGCAGGCGATGTGATTGTCACCGGTACCCCAGGTGGCGTCGGACATGCACGTAACCCACAGCGCTACATCGGCGACGGCGAAACCGTCAAGGTCGAGATCGAAGGCTTGGGCTACATCGAAAACAAGACGGTGTTTGAGTAA
- a CDS encoding IclR family transcriptional regulator translates to MDKVAHTQGLPPKDFLSSVDVALQLILLLRDAGSLTISGAAQELGVSPSTIHRSMSMLVYRGFAVRSESRSYLPGSALATSALQPGLGAELTHRCSHYMESMSKETGETTHLVILQGDNVHFIHSVEGSNPVRVGNRRGQVMPATQNSGGLVMLAEMSAREIRALYPSLGDEEFENLRKRLRRTRDRGHGANFGFFEQDVSAVAEPLFNDVGDVLGAITVAVPSNRFREVYPKAVQALDRHMRDLNRALADYRVSEKA, encoded by the coding sequence ATGGATAAAGTTGCCCACACCCAAGGACTACCCCCGAAAGATTTCTTGAGTTCCGTTGACGTTGCCTTGCAGTTGATTTTGCTGCTCCGTGATGCAGGAAGCTTGACTATTTCAGGTGCTGCGCAGGAGCTTGGCGTGAGTCCATCCACGATCCATCGCTCCATGTCGATGCTGGTCTACCGGGGTTTCGCAGTGAGAAGTGAGTCTCGCTCTTACCTTCCGGGGTCGGCATTAGCGACATCGGCGCTGCAACCAGGACTTGGTGCAGAATTAACGCACAGGTGCAGTCATTACATGGAATCCATGAGTAAAGAAACTGGTGAAACTACTCATCTGGTTATCCTGCAGGGCGATAACGTGCACTTTATTCATAGTGTTGAGGGTTCTAATCCAGTCCGTGTGGGTAATAGGCGAGGTCAGGTGATGCCAGCGACCCAAAACTCGGGCGGATTGGTGATGCTTGCAGAAATGTCAGCAAGGGAGATTCGTGCCTTATACCCAAGCTTGGGTGATGAGGAATTTGAGAATTTGAGAAAACGCCTCCGCAGAACCAGGGATCGAGGACATGGTGCAAACTTTGGCTTCTTTGAGCAGGATGTCAGTGCCGTGGCGGAGCCTTTGTTTAATGACGTTGGTGATGTTCTAGGTGCAATTACTGTGGCGGTGCCGTCAAATCGGTTTAGGGAGGTGTACCCAAAGGCTGTGCAGGCATTGGATCGACATATGCGTGACTTAAATAGAGCTCTGGCAGACTATCGAGTGTCCGAAAAGGCGTAA
- a CDS encoding FAD-dependent monooxygenase has protein sequence MSLPNSDELKGQKIIISGGGIGGAAGALALALRGADVTLYERAPEFKEVGAGLQIGPHGWRMLESWGLLDQIVAAGYLPDDMQFRDAINRETILTMRFDEEFQQHYGGRYLVIHRSDLLNILVTTAIEAGAKLHNGILVTASRTVDGGIEVDIESATNEGEDKKTLLADAFLAFDGIHSVMRKKLADDAPVASSYVAYRGTSKLAEDEAMKDLKSVIGYIGPHVHFIQYPLRGGELLNQVAVFESKRYLEGRENGNIPEDWGNPEELDTAYSHCDDFIQDRLGTLWRNNWWQMSDREPLENWRIGRMLVLGDAAHPPLQYLASGAVMAMEDAEAVAQFASDAARAGKLDWEEVLAEVEAERRPRCTRIQTVGRFWGELWHVEGTARLIRNEVFRQADRSGWFVYTDWLWGYDASKRAHITNPELGEMPQALKEWRYALLEQN, from the coding sequence ATGTCTCTTCCAAATTCTGACGAACTTAAAGGCCAGAAAATCATCATTTCCGGCGGTGGAATCGGTGGTGCTGCTGGTGCTTTAGCTCTTGCATTGCGTGGTGCGGATGTCACTCTTTATGAGCGTGCACCTGAGTTCAAGGAGGTCGGCGCTGGCCTCCAGATCGGACCACACGGCTGGCGAATGCTGGAGTCCTGGGGTCTGCTCGATCAGATCGTTGCTGCCGGGTACCTTCCAGACGACATGCAGTTCCGCGATGCAATCAACCGAGAAACCATCTTGACCATGCGTTTCGATGAGGAATTCCAGCAGCATTACGGTGGACGTTACCTGGTGATCCACCGTTCTGATTTGCTCAACATTCTGGTCACCACCGCCATCGAGGCGGGTGCAAAGCTCCACAACGGAATCCTCGTCACCGCATCCCGCACGGTCGATGGCGGCATCGAGGTGGACATCGAATCCGCCACAAACGAGGGCGAAGATAAAAAGACTTTACTTGCCGACGCCTTCCTCGCCTTCGACGGCATTCACTCCGTTATGCGCAAGAAGCTTGCCGACGACGCCCCCGTCGCTTCTTCCTACGTTGCATACCGCGGCACTTCTAAGCTGGCTGAAGATGAGGCTATGAAGGATCTAAAGTCCGTCATCGGCTACATCGGACCTCACGTTCACTTCATCCAGTACCCACTTCGTGGCGGTGAATTGCTCAACCAAGTTGCGGTCTTCGAGTCCAAGCGTTACTTGGAAGGCCGGGAGAACGGCAACATCCCTGAGGACTGGGGTAACCCAGAAGAGCTGGATACGGCTTACTCCCACTGCGATGACTTCATCCAGGATCGCCTGGGCACCTTGTGGCGAAACAACTGGTGGCAGATGTCTGACCGCGAGCCTCTGGAGAACTGGCGCATTGGTCGCATGTTGGTGCTTGGCGACGCCGCCCACCCACCACTTCAGTACCTCGCCTCAGGCGCAGTCATGGCAATGGAGGACGCTGAGGCTGTCGCTCAGTTCGCATCTGATGCAGCGCGCGCAGGCAAGCTTGATTGGGAAGAGGTTTTGGCTGAGGTTGAAGCTGAGCGCCGCCCACGTTGTACCCGCATCCAGACTGTTGGACGTTTCTGGGGCGAGCTGTGGCACGTCGAAGGCACTGCGCGCCTGATTCGCAATGAAGTTTTCCGCCAGGCTGACCGCAGCGGTTGGTTTGTTTACACAGACTGGCTGTGGGGCTACGACGCATCCAAGCGCGCCCACATCACCAACCCTGAACTCGGCGAAATGCCACAAGCACTAAAGGAATGGCGCTACGCCCTCCTCGAGCAGAACTAG
- a CDS encoding dicarboxylate/amino acid:cation symporter → MSSSLLFRVIVAIILGIICSLFFPVWLAEIFTTFNGLFSNFLGFFIPVLIFSLIAPAIAGLGRGAGKWLGIVAAIAYASTIFSGLIAYGASQALYPWLLKDHQSVAEIDLDAGALQPYFNIEMPPPFEVMTALLLAFCLGLGMAVVKSDTLFKVTRELERVVMKTITAFVIPLLPLFIFGIFLGMGMNGGLLEIMSAFGKVLILAVIGTLLFLTIQFIIAGAIAKKNPWKLFKNMLPAYFTALGTSSSAATIPVTYQQTLKNDVDVNVAGFVVPLCATIHLAGSMMKIGLFAFAVVFIYDMEINAGLAIGFLLMLGITMIAAPGVPGGAIMAATGMLSSMLGFNTEQVALMIAAYIAIDSFGTAANVTGDGAIAVIVNKFAKGQLHTTSPDEIEEDDRVAFDITPSDVEHYK, encoded by the coding sequence ATGAGCTCGTCGCTGCTGTTTCGAGTGATCGTTGCCATCATCCTCGGAATCATCTGCAGCCTCTTCTTCCCGGTGTGGCTCGCTGAGATCTTCACCACCTTCAACGGCCTGTTCAGCAACTTCCTGGGCTTCTTCATCCCAGTGCTGATCTTCTCCCTCATCGCCCCTGCCATCGCAGGTTTGGGCCGAGGCGCTGGCAAATGGTTGGGCATCGTTGCAGCAATCGCCTACGCATCCACCATCTTCTCCGGTCTGATCGCCTACGGCGCATCCCAAGCGCTCTACCCATGGCTGCTGAAAGATCACCAAAGCGTTGCAGAAATCGACCTCGATGCAGGCGCACTTCAGCCCTACTTTAACATCGAAATGCCACCACCATTTGAAGTGATGACCGCACTGCTGCTGGCATTCTGCCTCGGCTTGGGCATGGCAGTAGTTAAATCAGACACCCTGTTCAAGGTAACCCGCGAACTCGAGCGCGTGGTCATGAAGACCATCACCGCCTTTGTCATCCCACTGCTGCCACTCTTCATTTTCGGCATCTTCCTCGGCATGGGTATGAACGGTGGCCTCCTGGAGATCATGTCCGCATTTGGCAAGGTACTGATCCTCGCTGTCATTGGTACCCTGCTCTTCCTTACAATCCAGTTCATCATCGCTGGTGCAATAGCCAAGAAAAACCCATGGAAGCTGTTCAAGAACATGCTCCCCGCATACTTCACTGCACTGGGTACCTCCTCTTCCGCAGCGACGATTCCTGTTACCTACCAGCAAACCCTCAAAAACGACGTTGATGTCAATGTCGCAGGCTTTGTTGTCCCATTGTGCGCCACCATCCACCTAGCTGGATCGATGATGAAAATCGGCCTCTTCGCCTTCGCGGTCGTCTTCATATACGACATGGAAATAAACGCTGGCCTCGCCATCGGATTCCTCCTCATGCTGGGCATCACCATGATCGCTGCACCAGGCGTTCCGGGCGGAGCCATAATGGCGGCAACCGGAATGTTGTCCTCCATGCTCGGATTCAACACCGAACAAGTCGCCCTCATGATCGCTGCTTACATTGCGATCGATTCCTTCGGCACCGCAGCAAACGTCACCGGCGACGGCGCGATTGCAGTCATCGTGAACAAATTTGCAAAGGGCCAGCTGCACACCACTTCCCCAGATGAAATCGAAGAAGACGACCGCGTTGCCTTCGACATCACCCCATCTGATGTGGAGCACTACAAGTAA
- a CDS encoding anthranilate synthase component 1: MSATPHVIALDVRYHEDASALFAHLGGTSADDAALLESADITTKNGISSLAVLKSSVRITCTGQTVVAQPLTESGRAVVADLEQQLAQYRTAENTFTFPISTAVDERERLTAPSTIEVLRTLQLKSGYQSDSLPLLMGGFAFDFLETFETLPAVEDSVNTYPDYQFVLAEMVLDINHQDKTAKLIGVSTAPDELEAELNKLSLLIDAALPATEHAYQTTPHDGDTLRVVADIPDAQFRTQINELKENIYNGDIYQVVPARTFTAPCPDAFAAYLQLRATNPSPYMFYIRGLNEGRSYELFGASPESNLKFTAADRELQLYPIAGTRPRGLNPDGTINEELDIRNELDMRTDAKEIAEHTMLVDLARNDLARVSVPASRRVADLLQVDRYSRVMHLVSRVTATLDPDLDALDAYRACMNMGTLTGAPKLRAMELLRGVEKRRRGSYGGAVGYLRGNGDMDNCIVIRSAFVQNGVAAVQAGAGVVRDSNPQSEADETLHKAYAVLNAIALAAGSTLEVIR, from the coding sequence ATGAGCGCTACTCCGCATGTTATCGCCCTCGACGTCCGTTACCACGAGGACGCCTCCGCACTGTTTGCCCACCTCGGTGGCACGAGCGCGGACGATGCAGCGCTTCTTGAAAGCGCTGATATTACGACCAAAAACGGTATTTCTTCCCTCGCCGTGCTCAAAAGCTCCGTGCGTATTACCTGCACTGGCCAGACGGTGGTCGCGCAACCGTTGACGGAGTCGGGTAGGGCAGTGGTTGCTGATCTCGAGCAGCAGCTCGCGCAGTACCGCACCGCCGAGAACACCTTTACGTTCCCGATCTCGACGGCCGTTGATGAGCGCGAGCGCCTTACCGCGCCAAGCACCATCGAGGTGCTGCGCACTCTGCAGCTCAAGTCTGGGTACCAAAGCGATTCATTGCCGCTGCTCATGGGTGGTTTTGCGTTCGATTTCCTCGAAACCTTCGAAACCCTGCCCGCCGTTGAGGACAGCGTCAACACCTATCCTGATTACCAGTTCGTCCTCGCGGAAATGGTCCTTGACATTAACCACCAGGACAAAACCGCCAAACTCATCGGCGTATCCACCGCCCCGGACGAGCTAGAGGCCGAGCTCAACAAGCTTTCATTGCTTATCGACGCCGCCCTCCCCGCAACCGAACACGCCTACCAAACCACCCCTCACGACGGCGACACTCTTCGCGTTGTGGCTGATATTCCCGATGCTCAGTTCCGCACCCAGATCAATGAGCTGAAAGAAAACATTTACAACGGTGACATCTACCAAGTAGTCCCGGCGCGTACTTTCACTGCTCCGTGTCCGGATGCGTTTGCTGCTTATTTGCAGTTGCGCGCCACCAACCCGTCGCCGTACATGTTCTACATCCGTGGACTCAACGAGGGGCGCTCCTATGAACTCTTTGGTGCATCGCCTGAGTCCAACCTCAAGTTCACCGCTGCTGACCGTGAGCTGCAGCTGTACCCGATTGCTGGTACTCGTCCCCGTGGACTCAACCCAGATGGCACCATCAACGAGGAACTAGATATCCGCAATGAGTTGGATATGCGCACTGATGCCAAAGAGATCGCGGAGCACACCATGCTGGTCGATCTCGCCCGCAACGACCTTGCTCGCGTTTCTGTTCCCGCATCACGTCGTGTCGCTGATTTGCTGCAGGTAGATCGCTATTCCCGTGTCATGCACTTGGTTTCTCGTGTCACTGCGACGCTTGACCCTGATCTCGATGCCCTCGATGCCTATCGTGCGTGCATGAATATGGGTACGCTCACCGGTGCTCCGAAGTTGCGTGCGATGGAGCTGCTTCGCGGCGTCGAAAAGCGGAGGCGTGGCTCCTACGGTGGTGCCGTGGGCTACCTGCGTGGCAACGGCGATATGGATAACTGTATTGTGATTCGTTCGGCCTTTGTGCAGAACGGCGTGGCTGCGGTGCAGGCGGGCGCTGGTGTGGTCCGCGATTCCAACCCTCAATCCGAAGCCGATGAGACGCTGCACAAGGCATATGCCGTGCTCAACGCCATCGCGCTTGCTGCTGGTTCCACTTTGGAGGTCATCCGATGA
- a CDS encoding cupin domain-containing protein, with protein MGAPGKNDYLTEHVKQEVPPATPEEQAELDAMYKRMDEIHLKPLWTQIGGLMPNHPEPRAVAHKWDWAELLKLAQRSGKLVPVGRGGERRAIGLANPGLDGNTYISPTLWAAIQYLAPGENAPEHRHSQNAFRFVIEGEGVWTVVNGDPVPMKRGDFLLTPGWNYHGHHNIATEPMAWLDGLDIPFAYQMDTGFFEYGTEKLTDESTPDLSRSERLWAHPGLRPVAFPGKTSYSPIGRYAWEHTDAALNDQLALEEAGYPGTVAPGHAAIRFTNPTTGGDVMTTIRAEFHRLRPGASTTPIHEVGNRCFQVFEGSATINVGDKTFEANHGDVINVPSWQKWNIIAGADGVDLFCFSDAPIFEALDLARTFTPEGI; from the coding sequence ATGGGCGCCCCAGGTAAAAACGATTACTTAACCGAACACGTCAAGCAAGAAGTTCCACCAGCAACCCCAGAAGAGCAAGCAGAGTTGGACGCCATGTACAAGCGCATGGATGAAATCCACCTCAAACCACTGTGGACCCAAATCGGCGGGCTAATGCCGAACCACCCAGAACCACGTGCAGTAGCGCATAAATGGGATTGGGCAGAGCTGCTGAAACTAGCACAGCGCTCCGGCAAACTAGTTCCAGTTGGCCGTGGTGGCGAGCGCCGCGCAATCGGGCTGGCAAACCCAGGTCTTGATGGCAACACCTACATCTCCCCTACCCTGTGGGCTGCAATCCAGTACCTTGCTCCAGGTGAGAACGCTCCAGAGCACCGCCACTCCCAGAACGCATTCCGCTTTGTCATCGAAGGCGAAGGCGTGTGGACCGTCGTTAACGGCGATCCGGTTCCAATGAAGCGCGGCGACTTCCTGCTCACCCCGGGCTGGAACTACCACGGCCACCACAACATCGCCACCGAGCCAATGGCTTGGCTCGACGGCCTGGACATCCCATTTGCCTACCAAATGGACACTGGTTTCTTCGAATACGGCACCGAGAAGCTCACCGACGAGTCCACCCCAGATTTGTCTCGCTCCGAGCGTCTCTGGGCGCACCCAGGCCTGCGCCCAGTTGCCTTCCCAGGTAAGACGTCCTACTCCCCAATCGGGCGCTACGCATGGGAGCACACCGACGCTGCTCTTAACGATCAGCTGGCACTTGAAGAAGCAGGATACCCAGGCACCGTCGCGCCGGGTCATGCAGCAATCCGCTTCACCAACCCAACCACTGGTGGCGATGTCATGACCACCATCCGCGCTGAGTTCCACCGTCTGCGCCCAGGTGCATCCACCACTCCAATCCACGAAGTTGGTAACCGCTGCTTCCAGGTCTTCGAGGGATCTGCCACCATCAATGTGGGTGACAAGACCTTCGAAGCCAACCACGGCGATGTGATCAATGTACCGTCGTGGCAGAAGTGGAATATCATCGCTGGCGCTGACGGCGTAGATCTCTTCTGCTTCTCCGATGCACCAATTTTCGAGGCCCTTGACCTCGCACGTACCTTTACGCCGGAAGGAATCTAA
- a CDS encoding maleylpyruvate isomerase family mycothiol-dependent enzyme — MTTFHDLPLEERLTLARLGTAHYSRQLSLVDNADFGEETNLKGWTRSHLIAHVAYNAIALCNLMHWANTGEKTPMYSSPEARNEDIAYGATLIPDALRNLHEHSVARLDVDWRESSDQAWDTEVLTAQGRTVPASEILWMRSREVWIHAVDLGAVATFSNIPQVILETLAAEITAKWASKGAGEGLVLVDAASGARYPAAPGENEVVITGSLPGIVRYAAGRGSEGVTSSTGEVPEPPRWL, encoded by the coding sequence ATGACAACCTTCCACGATCTTCCGCTCGAGGAGCGGCTGACCCTGGCAAGATTGGGTACTGCTCACTACTCCCGTCAGCTGTCCCTCGTGGACAACGCTGACTTTGGCGAAGAGACCAACCTCAAGGGCTGGACTCGCAGCCACCTGATCGCCCACGTGGCCTACAACGCCATCGCACTGTGCAACCTGATGCACTGGGCAAACACCGGCGAGAAGACCCCGATGTACTCCTCCCCCGAGGCGCGCAACGAGGACATTGCTTACGGTGCAACGCTCATTCCAGATGCACTTCGCAACCTGCATGAGCATTCCGTGGCACGCCTGGATGTTGATTGGCGCGAAAGCTCCGACCAGGCCTGGGACACAGAAGTTCTCACTGCTCAGGGGCGTACTGTTCCTGCCAGTGAAATCCTTTGGATGCGCAGCCGCGAAGTGTGGATCCACGCCGTTGACCTCGGCGCAGTAGCCACCTTCAGCAACATTCCACAGGTGATCCTTGAGACCCTGGCCGCAGAAATCACTGCTAAATGGGCAAGCAAAGGAGCCGGCGAAGGCCTAGTGCTTGTCGACGCCGCCTCCGGTGCCCGCTACCCCGCCGCCCCAGGCGAGAACGAGGTAGTCATTACCGGCAGCCTTCCAGGGATTGTCCGATATGCCGCTGGTCGTGGCTCTGAAGGAGTCACCTCCTCAACTGGTGAGGTGCCAGAACCTCCACGTTGGCTATAA
- a CDS encoding SdpI family protein — MTVIGIILGSLFGVLAVLLIVVGALGWAAKLPGNPVVGIRVPEVRKSQELWDMAHRVAGPLWVLSGVSFVIASLVAYVASGWMWLVVALGVVAAIVFIGMGAGMAAHTVAMVDAKRSRETPEAPVSAEIEEAGGVTITSPIINKTPLNAPKIDLDAVRRAVETTQEPKNDQ, encoded by the coding sequence ATGACGGTGATCGGAATTATTCTTGGCAGCCTTTTTGGCGTTCTTGCAGTCCTTCTCATCGTGGTTGGCGCTTTGGGGTGGGCGGCTAAGCTACCCGGCAATCCGGTTGTGGGCATTCGTGTCCCTGAGGTGCGTAAGTCCCAGGAGTTGTGGGATATGGCGCACCGTGTTGCTGGCCCGCTGTGGGTGCTGTCAGGAGTTTCCTTTGTTATTGCATCGCTAGTTGCGTATGTTGCTTCTGGTTGGATGTGGCTGGTTGTGGCATTAGGTGTTGTGGCTGCCATCGTGTTCATTGGTATGGGTGCGGGTATGGCTGCACACACCGTTGCGATGGTTGATGCCAAGCGCAGTCGCGAAACCCCTGAGGCGCCTGTTTCCGCTGAAATTGAAGAGGCCGGTGGTGTGACTATTACCTCGCCGATTATCAACAAGACTCCACTGAATGCCCCCAAGATTGACTTGGATGCAGTGCGTAGAGCTGTGGAAACTACGCAGGAACCCAAAAATGATCAATAA
- a CDS encoding anthranilate synthase component II, which yields MTHVVLIDNHDSFVYNLVDAFAVAGYDCTVFRNTVPVETVLAAKPDLICLSPGPGYPADAGNMMKIIDEVLGTIPLLGICLGFQALIEHHGGTVEPCGPVHGTTDNMTLTDAGVAHPVFAGLATDVEPDHPEVPGRTVPIGRYHSLGCVVPPAGMESLGTCQSKIGDVIMAAQTVDGKAIGLQYHPESVLSPTGPIMLSRCVEQLLTVSQNN from the coding sequence ATGACTCACGTTGTTCTCATTGATAATCACGATTCTTTTGTCTACAACCTGGTCGACGCCTTCGCTGTGGCGGGCTATGACTGCACGGTGTTCCGCAATACGGTGCCCGTAGAGACGGTTCTTGCCGCAAAGCCGGACCTGATTTGTCTCTCTCCTGGCCCTGGCTACCCGGCTGATGCGGGCAACATGATGAAAATCATCGATGAAGTCCTGGGTACCATCCCACTTTTGGGCATCTGCCTGGGCTTCCAGGCGCTCATCGAGCACCATGGTGGCACTGTTGAACCGTGTGGACCAGTCCACGGCACCACCGACAACATGACGCTGACCGATGCCGGCGTTGCGCATCCAGTGTTTGCAGGTCTTGCCACTGACGTTGAGCCGGATCACCCTGAAGTACCAGGTCGAACCGTTCCGATTGGTCGTTATCATTCGCTGGGCTGCGTTGTCCCACCCGCTGGCATGGAGTCTTTGGGCACCTGCCAATCGAAGATCGGCGACGTCATCATGGCTGCGCAGACGGTGGATGGAAAAGCCATTGGCCTGCAGTATCACCCTGAATCTGTGCTGAGCCCCACCGGTCCGATCATGCTCAGTCGATGCGTCGAACAGCTTCTGACCGTCTCACAAAATAACTAA